TGTTGCTTCGTAATTTCCAGTGTGACCAACCATATCTGGGTTAGCAAAGTTTAAGATCGTTACATCATATTTAAGATAAACTTTTAATAATTCATCAACAATTGCTTTAGCTGACATTTCAGGAGCTAAATCGTAAGTTTTAACATCTTTTCTTGATGGCACTAAAACTTTATCTTCGTTTTTATAATCAACTTCCACACCACCATCAAAGAAGAAAGTAACGTGGGCATATTTTTCAGTTTCAGCAATTCTTAATTGGGTTTTGTTGGCATTTGCTAAAACTTCACCTAGTGTGTTTTTTTCAATTTTTGGTGGATAACAAACAGAACTTGGCACAATTCCTTCGTATTGCATCATTGTTACGAAGTATAAATTGTTTCTTCTAGTTTCTGGGTGGTCTTTGTAATAATCTGAATTGAAAATATAGTGACTTAATTGTCTAGCGCGGTCTGGTCTGAAGTTTGCAAACACAACTGCATCATTATCTTGGATGGTAATTTCTTCAGTTTTATAGTTCTTATTAAATCCAGGCACGATGAATTCATCAGTTATATTTTCATCATAAGATTTTTGAACATACTCACGAATGCATTCATAACTAACACCCTTATTAAATAATAAGTTTTGATAAGCTAAATCGATACGATCCCATCTTTGGTCACGGTCCATGGCATAAAATCTACCTGCAACACTACCAATTTTCGTATTAGTTTTTTTAGAACGATCAATTAATTCATCTAGGTATGAAGCTAAGCTTTTTGGCGGAACATCACGACCATCACCAAACACATGTAATACGGTTGAAATATTGTGCTTATTAGCCAATTCCATGATTGCATAAATGTGATTAATGTGAGCATGCACCCCACCTGGTGATACTAAACCTAGAATGTGTAATTTTGAATTATGCTTTTTAGCATGATCAATCGCATTTAATAATGCTTGGTTTTCAAAGAATTTTTTAGTTTCAATTTCTTTATTAATTAAAGATAAACCTGTATAAATAATTCTTCCAGCACCGATATTTAAGTGTCCAACTTCTGAGTTACCAATTTGATTTTTTGGTAATCCTACGTGTTCTCCACTAGCACCCAACATTACTGTTGGATTGTTTTTAATTAAATTATCTAAGTTTGGAGTGTGTGCGTTTTTTACCGCATTACCGTGGGTGTTGTCACTAATTCCATACCCATCTAAAATCATTAATAAAGCTTTTTTCATAACCACTTTTTCAATCCTTATTTTTATTTATTTAGCTTAATTTTATTTAGCTTCAATTAGCTTAATAAATTTAGTTGCATCTAATGAAGCACCACCAACTAATGCACCGTTGATGTCTTTTTGTGCTAATAATTCTGAAATATTATCAGGTGTTACTGAACCACCATATAAGATTGGCACATTGCTAGCAATCTCAGTTGAACTGATTTCAGCTAGAACTTTTCTTACAAAAGCAATTGCTTCTTGAGCCGTTTGACTTGATGCAGTTTTACCAGTTCCGATTGCTCATACTGGTTCATAAGCAACAATTAAATTAACGAACAATTCTTTGTTAATATCTTTAAGATCTTTTAATAATTGTTCTTTTAAAACATCATTAGTTTTATTTGCTTCGTATTGTTCTAATGTTTCACCAATACATAAAACAACAGTCATATTATTTTCTAATAAAACCTTAGTTTTTTGATTGATTAATTCATCAGTTTCATGGAATAAAGTTCTTCGTTCAGAATGACCAATAATCACATGATTAATGCCCATGTCTTTTAGTTGTTCATAACTAACTGTCCCTGTGTTGGCACCAGATTTAATGTAGTTAGCATCCTGAGCTAAGATAATGCATTCTGGTTTTTTTAATTGATTTGCTAAATCTAAATGTAAGAAAACAGGAGCAACTCCAAAACTAACATTTGATTGTTGTGATAAATCAGTTGCATTTAAAGTATTAAAGAATGCTTGAACTTCTTTAATTGTTTTATTTGTTTTTCAGTTACCAAAAATATATTTTTTCATCTTATTCTAAACCAATATATTGTTTAAGCGTTTTTGTAATTTGATCAGCTTCTTGTTTTAATTTATTAAGCGAGCTTCCATAAAAATTATAATAAAATTTAAACTTTGGCTCAGTGCCAGATAATCTGAATCTAATTCAACTATCGTTTTCTAAAATTCAATCTAAACAATCACCTTTGTTATTTCATTCAACTTTAACAATCTTACGATCACAAATTCTATCGGCTGTATAGTTAGCTAATTGATCACGTCAATTGATTGCTTTTTGTTTTCAATTTAGATCTTCAATTTTAATCGTAATCGTGTCATTGTGAATATAACCAAATTGTGGATAGATTTCTCGTTCTAAGAAATCAACCATAGTAATACCACGTTTTAGACAACTATCATGAATTTCTAATGCTAACGCAGCAGCTTGAAAACTATCTTTATCTAATGAAATTGTTGAAGTTAAAGCACCAATTGCTTCTTCAAATCCCACAATGAAATCTTGGTTGTCTTTATGCTTATTAATTTCATTACCAATCCATTTAAAACCAGTGCCAACGCGATAAACTACACCATTGTATTTATCAATAATTCGATCAATTAAATTCGTTGATACATATGTTGAAACAATGTAAGGAGTTTTATGTAATTTCTTGTGTTTTAAGATGTAATAAGAAAAGATAATTCCCATCTCATTACCATTTAGATATCTAAATTCGTTTTTATGTCTAACAGCAACCGCCAAACGATCAGCATCAGGGTCAGTTGCTAACATGATGTCAGCATTAAAGTGATTAGCGTATTTTAATGATAGTTCTCATGATTCAATTGCTTCTGGATTTGGTGATTTGGTAAAACTAAAGTTTTCATCATAATTACATTGTTCTTTAACAGGAATAACATTGTAATTAAAACGTCTTAACATCTCAGGTAATCAGTAAGAAGAAGCACCGTGTTGACCTGTAAAGATTATTGGAAAATCTTTATAAACATTTTTATCAGTTTTGTATAAATTACGATAAACACTCGTAAAATATGCATCATAAATTTCTTCTGAAATGAATTTAACAAGTCTATCGTTTGGTTGATATTCTAAGTTTAAGATTTCATAACTTTTTGGCATGAAATCAATTACTTTTTGACCATCTTCTTGTAATAATTGCGCACCTTTTTCGTTATATGCTTTAAACCCATTATCCGTTTTTGGATTATGTGATGCTGTGACATTAATACCACCATCAGCATGACATCTTGGAATTGCATAAGATAGCATTGGTGTTGATGTTACTTTGTTGCAATCAAATAAGAAAACTTCAATGCCCATTGAAGTTAATACATCTGTGATTACTTTGGCAAAATGAGCACCATCTTTTCTATTATCATGAGCAATTACACAGCGTGGTGAGTATCCAAATTTATCAATTAAAAAACGACCATAACCAAATGCCATTTGCGCATAAGTAAAATCATTTAAGTATTGGAATCCAGGACCCATTTTTTGACGAATTCCTGCTGTTCCGAATGCTAATGGTTTATCAGCAAAAGCATATTCTAATTCTTCTGCTGACATTTGTAGGATTTGTTGTTTTAATTCTTCACTTACTCTTGGATGAGCTAATCAGTATTTTACGCTATTCATAATGTTCTTATTGTTATTTAACGATTAATGTGTGGTTGGTATAATTACTTTTTATTATCTGCTATTTAGTGCTTTGTAATTAAAACCTAAGGGAATTAATTGTTTGAATTGATAGGTTTTTTTCGTATTATTTTTTGAATAAATTGTGATCAAAGTGTTATCATCACTAAATTCTCATAGTGCTTGACGACACATTCCACATGGTGATGAATTTTCATCAATCGAATCAGTCATTACATAAATATGACTTAATAAGGGAATTTCACCTGTTGAATCAACAATCATTCTGCCGATCGCATTACGTTCTGCACATAATGTAACTGGATATGATGCATTTTCAACATTAACTCCTTGATATTCGTTGTTATTCGTATCAACTAAGATACAAGCACAAGCGAAGTTTGAATAAATACAATAAGCTTTGTTTAGTAATTCAATTAGTTGGTTATATCGCATAAATTATTGTTGCATGAGCCTTTTTGATAATTGTTTCATCAATTGGTTTTGATGAATATAAAGTCATGATTAGTTCGTTGTTTTTCACTTCATCATAACTTTTTTTGTTTAAATAAATTCCAGCTTGAAAATCAATTGCTTCACCTTTGATTTTTCTACCAGCACCTAGTTCTAATGAAACAAGGGCTAAGTCAACTGGTGAAGTGTATTTGATTTTTGATGTTTGTGTTGCTTTAATTTCATGCTTGTATTTAGGCATAAAATATTGGTCATTAACAACTGCTTGTCAATCACCTTTCTGAGCTTTAATTCAACTTACTAACTGTTCAAATGGTTTGTTGGTTTTTAATAAATCATCGATAGCTATTTTTGCTTGTTTTTTATCGTTAAATTTGCTAGTTTCTACTAAAATTTCAACTAACAAATTATCCATTAAAACTTTGAATGAATTATTGTTGTCTAATTCATTTTTTAAATAAGCAACTGCTTCTTTAACTTCAATTGCATTACCAATACTATTACCCAACACTTCATTCATATCATTTAGTTCACAAACTAGATGACGTTTAAAGCGTTTAGCTAAATTTAGCATCAGTTGTTTTAATTGATTAGCTTGTTCAATGGTTTTACAAAAAGCACCTAAACCATATTTGATGTCAATAAAAATATGATCAGAATTAACAGCAAACTTCTTTGAAATAATTGAAGCTGCAATTAATTCCAAGCAATCGGTTGTGGCCGTAACATCTCTTAATTCATACAAAATTTTATCAGCCACAACAAGGTCTTTGGTTTGAGCCATAATGAACATATCATTTTGATCTAAGATCTTTTTAGCTTCATCTAGTTCAATGAAACAATCAACACCAATTGATTCTAGTTTGTCAATTGTTCCACCAGTATGACCTAAACCACGACCTGACATTTTAGAAATCTTGAAATCAAAACAAGTTAATACAGGAGCCAGAGCAATTGATACCTTATCACCAACTCCACCAGTTGAATGCTTATCAATTGATTTTTTATTGTTGGTATCAAAGCTTAATGTTTTACCTGATTTGATCATGAAATCAGTTAGATAATATAATTCATCTTCATTCATGCCATTAAATCAGATTGCCATTAACAACGCACTAATTTGATAATCAGGTATTGTTTTATCAACGCATCCATTAATAAAAAAACCGATTTCATCTTGATTTAATGCTTGTTTGGTTTTTTTCTTTTCAATGATTTCTACAATGTTCATAATTAATGATTAAGCTAGATTAATTGTCTTTAATTCTTGCATTAATTTAACAGATCTAGAAGTGCCAATTCGATCAGCACCTGCTTTAACAAATTCCACTAAATCTCTAGCATTACTAATCCCACCACTGGCTTTAATTAAGATCTTGTCTTTAGCTGCTTCTTTCATAATGTTGATGTCATTAAGTGAAGCACCACGAGTTGAAAAACCAGTTGAAGTTTTAATAAAATCAGCACCACCATCAATACATGCTAATGTTGCTTTTTGAATTTGTTCATCAGTTAATAAGGCAGTTTCAACAATTACTTTTAATACTCTTTCACCACAAACTTTTTTGATCTGGCGAATTTCATCAATCACACAAGCACAGCTGTTAATTAATTCAGGGATATTAATCACCATATCAATTTCATCAGCACCTGCTTTGATTGATGTTTTTGCTTCATAAACTTTTTGTTCAGTAAACGTTTGACCTAACGGAAAACCAACTACTGTGCAAACTTTAACATCAGTTTTTTCTAAGATTTTTTTAGCAGTTTTAATATATGCTGGATTAACACAGACACTAAAGAAATCATATTCGATTGCTTCATGACAAAGTCGTTCAATTTCTTCGTATGTTGCGTTGGGTTTTAGTAATGTGTGATCAATTAGTTTATTAAATTTCAGAATACTCATAAATTAAAGTTTAATAGCCACATTAAGTGCTAATTCAATCATGTCCTTGAATGAAGTTTGACGTTTTTCTGGACTCATTTCTTCGTGGGTAACTAATGAATCTGATACTGTTAAAATCGTCATTGAATTTTTCTTAGCTTTTTGTGCATTAGCATTTAAAGCAAAACCTTCCATCTCAACAGCAATTGCTTTTCAATTTTCATATGCTTGTTTTGGTGTGTATAAGGTTTGATAAAAAGCATCTTCACAAATCACTAAACCTTCGTGGTATTTGATGTTTAGTTCTTTAGCTGTTTGTCTTGATAGTTCTAAGATTTTTTCTGAAGGATAATTGGTTTTGTTTTTAACTTCCACACCAATTAATTTTGCATATGGTGATTCACTGAATGCTTCACTTTCTAAAATCACATCACCTAACTTAATGCCTTCAACTAAAGCACCACAAGATCCAACCCGAATAATGTTATCAACATCATAAACATTGTAAAGTTCATGTGAATAAATTCCGATTGACGGATTACCCATACCATGACCCATTACTGTAATTGGTTTATTTTTATATGTGCCAGTAAATGCATACATATTTCTTACTTCGTTTACTAGTTTTGGATTTTCTAGAAATGTTTCAGCAATTCATTTAGCACGTAATGGATCACCTGGCATTAATACTGTTTTAGCAATATCTTCTTTTTTTGCTTTAATGTGTGGAGTCATGTTTTAATATTCCCTTCTGTGAGTTGTATATATTCTTATCTTATAACTAAATAAAAACTAAATAACTAAAAATTTTTTAAATGTAATTTAACGCAATCCTTTATCAAAATGGTTCCCTGCATTTTTAGGTCCAATCGAGAAATTACCTAATAAAACCATCGTTAATAAAGTTAATGCGTATGGAATGATTCTTAATAAATAACTTGTTGAGTTGTCTGCTAATGTTGATGTTGAATAAATCAATAAAGCACTGAATACTAAACCGATGATTGTGATTGGTAATAATTTTCAACCACTAACAATTAAGATAGCAAGAGCAATAAACCCAACACCATCAACATCACCAGCAAATGAACGTCCAGATTGGTAATAAGCAAACAAGCCACCGCCTAATCCAGCAATTGCAGTTGCTATAAGAATTCCAATTCATTGGTATAAAGTTACATTAATTCCTTGTGAATCAACTGCGTTAGGATTTTCACCAATTGCACGGTATCTTAAACCAACTCTTGAGAAATTCATGATTAGATAAATTATTGCAAACAATAAGATAAACCCAACCATAACAACAATTGCTTGTGTGCTTACTTGATTATCAGTTGTTGTTCTGATGTAAATATTTCTTAAACTAGTTTCGCCAAATAGAACAGATGAACGGTTTGATAAAATTTGACCAAATCCTGTTGCTAATAAATTAATTCCTGTTCCTGCAATTACATGATCAGCTTTTAATTTAATGGTTGCTAAACCAAATAATGCTCCGATCGGAACTGATAATAATGTCGAAATTAATAATGAAACAACAAATGTTCATTGGTATGCTGTGCTGGTTGATTGCGAATTAAACACCTTATTAAAGATATTTGAAAACAACACAAAAAACGTTGCACCAAATGTCATGGCACCGTTGATTCCAATATTAACAATCCCAACTCGTTCACTTAAATAACCACTAAAAACTCCAAGAATTAAAGCAGGAGCTAGGATTAATCACATGTCTAATTGTGATATGCTAAACATTATTTAACTCCTTTCAATAAATTTAATTCTTTTAGTTTAGTTTGAATATTAGCAATATGATTATCAACTTGTGGTTTTAATTCATCTTGCAATGAAACAACTAATCGTTTAATTAATTTTTCATTTTTATCCCATTTATTTAGTGATAATAAAAGTTTGCTATTTCTTGAGTGTTCATATTCTCTAATATTAGTTTCAGTTTCAAGAATGATATCAAACACACAAGCATGATAGAATTCATTAACATTTTCAATACGATCATTGATGTATTTTTTCTTATACTCAACGATTGAATTTTTATATTCATCTAACCATCAAACTTTAAATCATCCAGCAAATTTAGCTCAATGTTTTTGTTTGCTATTTTCACTTAATTTAGATATTAAATCTTTTCTTAACTTCTTGACTTTAAAGATGTAATTTTCATTTAAAGCCGCCATGTTATTCTCGAGGTTTTGGTAATTGGTAATGTTGTTTTTACCATATAAAAACATCATTAGTCAGCGTCATGGTTTTAAGTATGCAACTAATCCGAAGATTGAAATCATATACATTAAGATACCTAATGTTAATGATAATGTTTGAGGGTTTGGTAGGTTAGCTGATAATTGACCAACTTGAATTAATGAGAATAAGATTGAAATAACACCAATTGCTCAAGGATTGTTTAGAGCGATCAATGAAACTGCAATTCCATTAAATCCTTCAGATGGCACAGCACTTAAATTGAAATCACCAAGTGAAGTAAAGCTGATTGCTCTCACATATCCACTTGTATAAACAACCACACCTAAAATTCCTGCAATAGCACCTGAAATTGCAAATGATGATAGTTGTAATAAGTTTTTGTTATACCCAAAATATTCAGCAGAAGTTGAAGATAAACCAGTTGTTTTTAGTTTGTGACCAAATACAGTAAATCTTAATAATATTCAAACAACAATCACACAAACAAGTGTTATTGCAATTGATCAAACTCATCCAGTGTTACTTGTAAAAGAAGAAGATCCTCTACTTACATAAAATGAATATTCTTCTGCAAACGGTATTGATGAAAATTGCCCGTTTCTTCTAGCGTTAGCATCTATGAACATCGGGGTGTTAATCATAATCGCCCCAAGAATTAATAAGATAATTCAGTTTAATAAAATTGCTGATACAACTTCATTAACTTTTAAGTAGATTTTTAATACCCCAGTAAATACCGAAACAAACGCAGCAGCAAACATTGCTAAAAGAATAGTAATAATTTGACCACCTTGTTTTGGAGCAAATCCTGCTTTTTGTAAATAATATGTAATAAAGAAAGCAAACGATGCACCTGCAAGCATTTGTCCTGATATTCCAATATTAAAGATTTTTACTTGCATAGCAAACCCAAAAGATAGACCTGCTAAAGTAAAGATTGCGATGTTGGTAATAAAATCTTTTTGTTGTTGTTGACCTTTTAGTCCTTGACTGAATAATGATCAAAACGCATTAGCTCTTACTTGTGTTGCTAATAAAAGCAAGAAAGTAATAAAGATAGCAATAATTACTAAAAAGATTACACTTAGTGATCTTCTTAAATTATTTTGATTTTCTTTTCTATAAAAAAGTCGATCAAAAAAGATTAAAAAACCTGGGCTGTTCTTAAATCTGTTCATTCAATGACTCCCCTGCTAGTAATTGACCGATTCTAGATCTTGTCATTTCTTCTTTTGGTCCAATTCCGATAATATTATTTCTATTAATGACAGCAATCGTATCAGCTAGCGCCATGATTTCATCAAGTTCGTAAGATACTAATAAAATTGCCTTGCCACGCTTCTTTTCTTCAATGATTTGGTTATGAATGTATTGAATAGCACCAACATCTAAACCACGAGTTGGTTGGGCTAAAATTAATAACTCATGATCTTTTGTCATTTCTCTTCCAATAATCAACTTTTGTTGATTACCACCAGATAATGAACGAGAGTTGGTTGTTCCATTAGCCGTTCCACGCACATCAAATTGATCAATAATTTTTTGAGCATAACTAGCTATTTCAAATGGCACAACCATTCCCATAGATGAAAACGGTTTTTTATCAATTAAATTATTAACTGAATTCAAACGCACACTTTGATCTAAGGTTAAACCATGTTTGTGACGATCTTCTGGAACAAAAGACATCCCCATTTTTGCTCTTGTTTTAATTGATTTATTTGATACATCAACTAAACCGTTTTTATCTCTAAATAAGATGGTGTTTGGAAATGATTTTTTTAATCCCGAAATTAATTCAATTAATTTCGATTGTCCATTACCTTCAACCCCTGCAATTGCAAAAATTTCACCTTTTCTGATATTAAAATTAATGTTAGAGTGTGATTTAGTTTTTGATAAGTTTTTATAAACATTTTTAGCAGCATTAATCCCTTTTGTTACTGCTGTTTTTGCTCAAGCGCCAGCTTTATTAACTAATTCATCATATTGTTCTTGAGCGTTTTTGGTATTTAAATTGAGATTTTTAACAGACAAAACAACATCATCACTAGTTATAGGATTATTGTTAATCGAAGGAACCACAGTGCGACCAACCATCAATTCTGCCATTTCTTCAATCGATTTATCTTTTACATCAAAACTAGCAATATATTCACCTTTTCTGATAACAGTAGCACTATCTGCTACAGCTTTAATTTCATGAAGTTTGTGAGTAATAATTAAGATCGTTTTATTCTTAGCTTTAAATTCTTTCAGAATTTCTAAAAAGCTTTCAATCTCATTATCTGACAATACTGCTGTTGGTTCATCAAAGATTAATAAATCTGCATCTCGATATAAAACTTTTAAGATTTCAACTTTTTGTTGTTCACCAACTGTTAATGAAGAAACTTTAGCATTTAAATCAATTTTGAAATTATATTCATTGATTAGTTTTTTCAGTTTATCAGCAGCTTTTTTATAAAAGATAATCCCACCTTTTGTCGGTTCATTACCTAGGATGATGTTGTCAATTACTTTAAAATTTTCAATCAACTTAAAGTGTTGGTGCACCATACCAATTTTGGCTTTTGATGCATCTTTTGAAGACTTAAAATTTACTTCTCTATCCCAAACAAATATTTGTCCTTTATCTTGTTGATATAAACCAAACAAGATTGACATTAAAGTAGATTTTCCAGCTCCATTTTCACCAATAATGGCATGAATTTCATTTCTTTTAACATTCAAATTAATTCCAACATTGGCCTTAATCTGTCCGTTATTAAATGACTTATGGATATCTACCATCCTAAGGGCGTATCCTTGATCTTCCAATTTTTTGCCTCCTTTTTATTTAGTTAGTTGGTTTTAAATTATAAAAAGAAAAATAACGGGCTGTTATTTTTCTTTTTAGGGTTTTATTTATTATGCTCTTTTAAATTCAAACGGTAATGTGCTTTGGTTCAGTAATTCACCTTTTGCTTTTTTGTATGATTTACCGTCTTTAAAGATTGCAGAAGCGTGGCTTCATTGTTGTAAATCTTCATCCGTTGCGTTAGCAGGTTTTAGAAGAGGGATTAACTTAGCATCTCCATTTACTTTTGTTGCGAACGTGTATAACTCTGTTCCTTTAATGTGTCAGCGAGTTTTTTCATTTTCTTCTGCAAAGAATGGTGATTTACCAGCTAAAATTTGGATGTATTGTTCGATAATTGATTTTCTGCTTGCTTCTTCTTTTGCAGTTTTTAAATTAGCAATTTCAATTGTTTTAGAACTTGTTCCGTATTTAACATTTAGACCTTTGTCTGCTGGTGCTGTTTCTGTTGATGCTTCAGTTTGCTTATCTTCAGTCATCTTAGAACCTTGTTGTTCTTTAGGTTGTTCTTCAGATCCTTCTTTAGTTTGAGTGAATAAATCGTTTAAGTCTGGTAAGTATTCTAATCCTGGATTTGATAATGAAACCCCACCGTTAGATAAAGTCGCTCAGTTATTTCATCCATAACCATAAAAACCGTTAAATTCTTTACCAGTTTCAATCGCTTTAAGAACTGAATATACAGCTGTATCAAGAGCTTTAACTGTTGAGAAAGCAATTGTCTTATTACCTGGGGCACCTTCTAATCTTTCAGTAGATGATAGATCTTCTTGAGCAGTATCAACACCAATGATTTGAACGTGCTTGTCTTTTTTAGCAAGAATTGAAGCTTGAGTTAAGCTTGTTTGTGGTCCTGCTACTGGATAAATTAATGATGCACCATTATCAATTAAAGTATCAGTTATAGTTCTAGCTCTTTGTTCAGTATCTTTGAATGATCCAGAAACGTC
The Mycoplasma sp. E35C DNA segment above includes these coding regions:
- the deoD gene encoding purine-nucleoside phosphorylase, whose product is MTPHIKAKKEDIAKTVLMPGDPLRAKWIAETFLENPKLVNEVRNMYAFTGTYKNKPITVMGHGMGNPSIGIYSHELYNVYDVDNIIRVGSCGALVEGIKLGDVILESEAFSESPYAKLIGVEVKNKTNYPSEKILELSRQTAKELNIKYHEGLVICEDAFYQTLYTPKQAYENWKAIAVEMEGFALNANAQKAKKNSMTILTVSDSLVTHEEMSPEKRQTSFKDMIELALNVAIKL
- a CDS encoding ABC transporter permease, coding for MFSISQLDMWLILAPALILGVFSGYLSERVGIVNIGINGAMTFGATFFVLFSNIFNKVFNSQSTSTAYQWTFVVSLLISTLLSVPIGALFGLATIKLKADHVIAGTGINLLATGFGQILSNRSSVLFGETSLRNIYIRTTTDNQVSTQAIVVMVGFILLFAIIYLIMNFSRVGLRYRAIGENPNAVDSQGINVTLYQWIGILIATAIAGLGGGLFAYYQSGRSFAGDVDGVGFIALAILIVSGWKLLPITIIGLVFSALLIYSTSTLADNSTSYLLRIIPYALTLLTMVLLGNFSIGPKNAGNHFDKGLR
- a CDS encoding ABC transporter permease, which encodes MNRFKNSPGFLIFFDRLFYRKENQNNLRRSLSVIFLVIIAIFITFLLLLATQVRANAFWSLFSQGLKGQQQQKDFITNIAIFTLAGLSFGFAMQVKIFNIGISGQMLAGASFAFFITYYLQKAGFAPKQGGQIITILLAMFAAAFVSVFTGVLKIYLKVNEVVSAILLNWIILLILGAIMINTPMFIDANARRNGQFSSIPFAEEYSFYVSRGSSSFTSNTGWVWSIAITLVCVIVVWILLRFTVFGHKLKTTGLSSTSAEYFGYNKNLLQLSSFAISGAIAGILGVVVYTSGYVRAISFTSLGDFNLSAVPSEGFNGIAVSLIALNNPWAIGVISILFSLIQVGQLSANLPNPQTLSLTLGILMYMISIFGLVAYLKPWRWLMMFLYGKNNITNYQNLENNMAALNENYIFKVKKLRKDLISKLSENSKQKHWAKFAGWFKVWWLDEYKNSIVEYKKKYINDRIENVNEFYHACVFDIILETETNIREYEHSRNSKLLLSLNKWDKNEKLIKRLVVSLQDELKPQVDNHIANIQTKLKELNLLKGVK
- the tpiA gene encoding triose-phosphate isomerase, which encodes MKKYIFGNWKTNKTIKEVQAFFNTLNATDLSQQSNVSFGVAPVFLHLDLANQLKKPECIILAQDANYIKSGANTGTVSYEQLKDMGINHVIIGHSERRTLFHETDELINQKTKVLLENNMTVVLCIGETLEQYEANKTNDVLKEQLLKDLKDINKELFVNLIVAYEPVWAIGTGKTASSQTAQEAIAFVRKVLAEISSTEIASNVPILYGGSVTPDNISELLAQKDINGALVGGASLDATKFIKLIEAK
- the cdd gene encoding cytidine deaminase, whose translation is MRYNQLIELLNKAYCIYSNFACACILVDTNNNEYQGVNVENASYPVTLCAERNAIGRMIVDSTGEIPLLSHIYVMTDSIDENSSPCGMCRQALWEFSDDNTLITIYSKNNTKKTYQFKQLIPLGFNYKALNSR
- a CDS encoding thymidine phosphorylase, producing the protein MNIVEIIEKKKTKQALNQDEIGFFINGCVDKTIPDYQISALLMAIWFNGMNEDELYYLTDFMIKSGKTLSFDTNNKKSIDKHSTGGVGDKVSIALAPVLTCFDFKISKMSGRGLGHTGGTIDKLESIGVDCFIELDEAKKILDQNDMFIMAQTKDLVVADKILYELRDVTATTDCLELIAASIISKKFAVNSDHIFIDIKYGLGAFCKTIEQANQLKQLMLNLAKRFKRHLVCELNDMNEVLGNSIGNAIEVKEAVAYLKNELDNNNSFKVLMDNLLVEILVETSKFNDKKQAKIAIDDLLKTNKPFEQLVSWIKAQKGDWQAVVNDQYFMPKYKHEIKATQTSKIKYTSPVDLALVSLELGAGRKIKGEAIDFQAGIYLNKKSYDEVKNNELIMTLYSSKPIDETIIKKAHATIIYAI
- the deoC gene encoding deoxyribose-phosphate aldolase, producing the protein MSILKFNKLIDHTLLKPNATYEEIERLCHEAIEYDFFSVCVNPAYIKTAKKILEKTDVKVCTVVGFPLGQTFTEQKVYEAKTSIKAGADEIDMVINIPELINSCACVIDEIRQIKKVCGERVLKVIVETALLTDEQIQKATLACIDGGADFIKTSTGFSTRGASLNDINIMKEAAKDKILIKASGGISNARDLVEFVKAGADRIGTSRSVKLMQELKTINLA
- the gpmI gene encoding 2,3-bisphosphoglycerate-independent phosphoglycerate mutase; its protein translation is MKKALLMILDGYGISDNTHGNAVKNAHTPNLDNLIKNNPTVMLGASGEHVGLPKNQIGNSEVGHLNIGAGRIIYTGLSLINKEIETKKFFENQALLNAIDHAKKHNSKLHILGLVSPGGVHAHINHIYAIMELANKHNISTVLHVFGDGRDVPPKSLASYLDELIDRSKKTNTKIGSVAGRFYAMDRDQRWDRIDLAYQNLLFNKGVSYECIREYVQKSYDENITDEFIVPGFNKNYKTEEITIQDNDAVVFANFRPDRARQLSHYIFNSDYYKDHPETRRNNLYFVTMMQYEGIVPSSVCYPPKIEKNTLGEVLANANKTQLRIAETEKYAHVTFFFDGGVEVDYKNEDKVLVPSRKDVKTYDLAPEMSAKAIVDELLKVYLKYDVTILNFANPDMVGHTGNYEATVKGLEALDVEIGRLLEDANKNNVTVFFTADHGNAEEMIDENNQKVTKHTTNVVPFSITDKSVKFKKTGILANVAPTILKYIGVEIPAEMDQEPLI
- a CDS encoding phospho-sugar mutase yields the protein MNSVKYWLAHPRVSEELKQQILQMSAEELEYAFADKPLAFGTAGIRQKMGPGFQYLNDFTYAQMAFGYGRFLIDKFGYSPRCVIAHDNRKDGAHFAKVITDVLTSMGIEVFLFDCNKVTSTPMLSYAIPRCHADGGINVTASHNPKTDNGFKAYNEKGAQLLQEDGQKVIDFMPKSYEILNLEYQPNDRLVKFISEEIYDAYFTSVYRNLYKTDKNVYKDFPIIFTGQHGASSYWLPEMLRRFNYNVIPVKEQCNYDENFSFTKSPNPEAIESWELSLKYANHFNADIMLATDPDADRLAVAVRHKNEFRYLNGNEMGIIFSYYILKHKKLHKTPYIVSTYVSTNLIDRIIDKYNGVVYRVGTGFKWIGNEINKHKDNQDFIVGFEEAIGALTSTISLDKDSFQAAALALEIHDSCLKRGITMVDFLEREIYPQFGYIHNDTITIKIEDLNWKQKAINWRDQLANYTADRICDRKIVKVEWNNKGDCLDWILENDSWIRFRLSGTEPKFKFYYNFYGSSLNKLKQEADQITKTLKQYIGLE